One part of the Lotus japonicus ecotype B-129 chromosome 2, LjGifu_v1.2 genome encodes these proteins:
- the LOC130736426 gene encoding uncharacterized protein LOC130736426 — protein MPPRQDPTNAQLAQAMAQLAQVMTQQAATAAAQATAQLQREAEENTRRAEEDARRAQRAERELAQDRIRMRTDFNRHGPPKFQGEVEPEKADLWIQEMEKIFEALHTPDVEKVNLATFMLKGDAEYWWRSAKQLMTANNVAITWESFKRAFMEKYFPETAREDMENQFLNLRQGLMTVGEYAARLETLSKHFRFFQVRVDEAYLCNRFMRGLRNDIEESVRPLGIRVFQQLVEKAREVESMKNRQRGKYDSGGPIRSGQRPTGRFEGQRQAGRFDRGKAPMRKPYQRPTDRVPFAGRNVVRAPKDDVVCYKCNQKGHYSNECGKEYVCWKCQKPGHVERDCPDAAKAEPVLNAARGKRPSAPGRVFAMSGEQAAVTDDLIQGTCVIAETSLMVLFDSGATHSFIAEECVKKLGLLTADLPFDLVVTTPAADRLVTRTACLQCPLIYEDRKFFANLVCLGLKELDVILGMDWLAQYYVLLDCANKAVVFPDSGVTDYLNSYNLGNGSPAFVNSIVAEAKNDGDVRNILVV, from the coding sequence ATGCCTCCGAGACAGGACCCAACCAATGCTCAGCTTGCTCAAGCAATGGCCCAGCTGGCTCAGGTGATGACCCAGCAGGCTGCCACTGCTGCTGCTCAGGCCACGGCACAGCTTCAACGGGAAGCTGAAGAGAACACCCGGAGAGCTGAGGAGGATGCCAGAAGGGCACAACGGGCTGAGAGGGAGCTGGCACAGGACCGGATCCGCATGAGAACTGATTTCAATCGTCATGGACCACCTAAGTTCCAAGGCGAAGTGGAGCCCGAGAAAGCTGATCTTTGGATTCAGGAAATGGAGAAAATCTTTGAGGCTCTCCATACACCTGACGTTGAGAAGGTAAATCTGGCGACCTTTATGCTGAAGGGtgacgctgagtactggtggcgGAGCGCCAAACAGCTGATGACTGCCAACAATGTGGCCATCACATGGGAGTCCTTCAAAAGGGCTTTCATGGAGAAGTACTTTCCGGAGACTGCCAGGGAAGACATGGAGAATCAATTCCTCAACCTGAGACAGGGGCTAATGACCGTGGGGGAATATGCTGCAAGACTGGAGACCCTGTCCAAACACTTTCGCTTTTTCCAAGTACGAGTGGATGAAGCGTACCTATGCAACCGATTCATGAGGGGTTTGAGGAATGACATTGAGGAGtctgtgaggccattgggaatcaGAGTCTTCCaacaattggtggagaaagctcgTGAAGTGGAGTCGATGAAGAATCGTCAGAGGGGCAAGTATGACAGTGGAGGTCCGATCCGTTCTGGTCAGAGGCCGACCGGACGGTTTGAGGGACAGAGACAAGCTGGTAGGTTTGACAGGGGCAAGGCTCCGATGAGGAAACCTTACCAACGCCCTACTGATAGGGTGCCTTTTGCTGGAAGGAATGTGGTACGTGCTCCTAAGGACGATGTCGTCTGTTACAAGTGCAACCAGAAGGGACACTATTCAAATGAATGTGGGAAGGAGTATGTGTGCTGGAAGTGCCAGAAACCAGGGCATGTTGAGAGAGACTGTCCTGATGCTGCTAAGGCCGAGCCAGTGCTGAATGCTGCCAGGGGAAAGCGACCTTCTGCTCCAGGTCGTGTGTTTGCAATGTCTGGGGAACAAGCTGCTGTGACTGATGACCTTATCCAGGGTACGTGTGTTATCGCTGAAACTTCTTTAATGGTGTTATTTGACTCTGGTGCTACACACTCATTCATTGCTGAGGAGTGTGTGAAAAAGTTAGGATTGCTAACTGCTGATTTACCATTCGATTTGGTGGTGACGACCCCTGCCGCAGATCGATTAGTTACGCGCACGGCATGCTTGCAATGCCCGTTGATTTATGAGGATCGGAAGTTCTTTGCGAACCTCGTCTGTTTGgggcttaaagagctcgatgtgattctggggatggactggttggcaCAATATTACGttctgttggattgtgctaataaggCCGTAGTATTTCCGGATTCTGGCGTTACGGATTACTTGAATTCGTACAACTTGGGAAATGGTTCACCAGCATTCGTAAACTCTATCGTAGCTGAGGCGAAGAACGACGGCGACGTACGCAACATTTTGGTGGTGTAA